GGCGTCAGTCACCTGTAGAAACTGGTAGGTAATCCGAGAGTTGTGCACTGAGTCTGTGTCTAAGGCTATCACCTTGGCAACCAGAGAGCCTTTTTCGGTGGACCTGGGGATCTTTTCCTCCACCACCGAGCCGTGCGCTCGCCACGGAGACACAATGACCGGAGCGTTGTCGTTCTGGTCCACAATGATGATGTGGACCGTGACGTTACTGCTGAGTGGAGGAGAGCCAGAGTCTCTGGCCTCGATGTGGAAAAGAAAGTCCTTCTCGATCTCATAGTCAAAAGTTTTCAGTGCGTAAAGATTGCCGTTCTCTGGGTTGATGGAGAACAGCATGGACATGGAGGTGTTGGCTATCTCCTTCTCGAGGATGAAATAAACTAGATACTGGTTTTCATGGAGGTCAGGGTCAAAGGCAGTGAGGGAGCTGAGCAGGGCCCCAGGTGCGTTATTCTCCATCACACGTATCGTGTAAAATGACTGAGAGAACTGAGGTACATTGTCATTGACATCCAGCAGCTCTAACGTCATAGTTTCATTATCAGATAAAGGAGGAGAACCTCTGTCTGTCACAGTGAAAGTGATGTCATATTCTGGGACCTTCTCACGGTCTAACGGCTCTGACACCACTAACTCATAATAGTTATCAGAGGACTCCCTCAGTTTAAAAGGCATATTATCAGGAATATGAAGATCAACCACCCCATTGTCACCTGAGTCTTTGTCACTGACACTAACTACAGCTATGACTGTGTCTATTGGTTCATTTTCTTTGATCGGACTCTGAAATGATTTGATGGATATTTCTGGATGGTTATCATTCATATCTGTCACCTGTATTGTCAGTTTACACTGTCCAGATAATGAGTTAGGCCCCTTGTCACTGGCAATAATCTCCATTTCATAAACTCTAAAGTCTTCATAATTTATCATCTCTTTCACTCTGATTTCACCATTTTCTGAATTCAGGTTAAAcacctgctgtgttctctctgatgTATACAAACTGTATGAATACATTATATCAGAGTTAGAACCCTCATCTAAATCAGTTGCGTTTACTTTCATAACTAGACTGCCAATTGGGGAGTTTTCCATCACTTCTACTACATATTTGTCTTTGTCAAATGAAGGGGCGTTGTCGTTCACATCGAGCACGCGAACAATTATGCTGGCTGTACCTGTGCGCGTGGGGACTCCACCGTCCACAGCAGTGAGCATTAGATTATGAACAGCCTGCTGCTCTCTATCTAAAgcttttttcagaatcagatcTGCAAACTTTGTCCCGTCTCGTCCAGTCTGAATCTCAATGGAGAAATGTTCACTCGCGCTCAGGTGGTAGTTTTTTACAGAATTGGCTCCAATATCCGGGTCCGCAGCATTATTCAGTGAGAATCTCTCACCAACAGGGCTTGACTCAGAAATGTCCAGATGCATCGTTCCTCTTCTAAAATGAGGCGCGTTATCATTAATATCCGTGATTTCTACCTCTATGTTAAACATTCGAATTGGATTCTCAATGGTAGCGTCCAATCTTAAAAAGCACGATTCAGTTGTCTTAATTGCGCATAAAAACTCTCGGTCAATTCTCTCTGAAATAAACAGCTCTCCTGTGTCTTTGTTGATATCGAGGTACTTCTTGTTACCCACAACGTCAATGCGCATTTTCCTTCCCTTTATTGTCTTCACGTCTAGTCCCAGGTCAGTTGCTAAATTAGCAACAACAGAGC
This is a stretch of genomic DNA from Labrus bergylta chromosome 9, fLabBer1.1, whole genome shotgun sequence. It encodes these proteins:
- the LOC109978160 gene encoding protocadherin alpha-C2-like isoform X1, whose protein sequence is MLRHTRILFGRRCVSLLIFLSAIINVVYTVTHYSVPEEMEEGSVVANLATDLGLDVKTIKGRKMRIDVVGNKKYLDINKDTGELFISERIDREFLCAIKTTESCFLRLDATIENPIRMFNIEVEITDINDNAPHFRRGTMHLDISESSPVGERFSLNNAADPDIGANSVKNYHLSASEHFSIEIQTGRDGTKFADLILKKALDREQQAVHNLMLTAVDGGVPTRTGTASIIVRVLDVNDNAPSFDKDKYVVEVMENSPIGSLVMKVNATDLDEGSNSDIMYSYSLYTSERTQQVFNLNSENGEIRVKEMINYEDFRVYEMEIIASDKGPNSLSGQCKLTIQVTDMNDNHPEISIKSFQSPIKENEPIDTVIAVVSVSDKDSGDNGVVDLHIPDNMPFKLRESSDNYYELVVSEPLDREKVPEYDITFTVTDRGSPPLSDNETMTLELLDVNDNVPQFSQSFYTIRVMENNAPGALLSSLTAFDPDLHENQYLVYFILEKEIANTSMSMLFSINPENGNLYALKTFDYEIEKDFLFHIEARDSGSPPLSSNVTVHIIIVDQNDNAPVIVSPWRAHGSVVEEKIPRSTEKGSLVAKVIALDTDSVHNSRITYQFLQVTDATLFSLDQYNGEIRTMRMFSYRDPRHQRLVVIAKDNGEPALSATVTIKLSTMETAVKAFSDMTEVPLEYDIFSDLNLYLVIGLGSVSFLLLITILVTIVLKCQKSKPSKAAAPCRNSVISERNSTIADSTLVSNDAYWYSLFLAETRKGKLVVRQPVPKGSRYIVSSLPRGTGLTDTSDSAASTLQESTTSSSSST
- the LOC109978160 gene encoding protocadherin alpha-C2-like isoform X4 translates to MLRHTRILFGRRCVSLLIFLSAIINVVYTVTHYSVPEEMEEGSVVANLATDLGLDVKTIKGRKMRIDVVGNKKYLDINKDTGELFISERIDREFLCAIKTTESCFLRLDATIENPIRMFNIEVEITDINDNAPHFRRGTMHLDISESSPVGERFSLNNAADPDIGANSVKNYHLSASEHFSIEIQTGRDGTKFADLILKKALDREQQAVHNLMLTAVDGGVPTRTGTASIIVRVLDVNDNAPSFDKDKYVVEVMENSPIGSLVMKVNATDLDEGSNSDIMYSYSLYTSERTQQVFNLNSENGEIRVKEMINYEDFRVYEMEIIASDKGPNSLSGQCKLTIQVTDMNDNHPEISIKSFQSPIKENEPIDTVIAVVSVSDKDSGDNGVVDLHIPDNMPFKLRESSDNYYELVVSEPLDREKVPEYDITFTVTDRGSPPLSDNETMTLELLDVNDNVPQFSQSFYTIRVMENNAPGALLSSLTAFDPDLHENQYLVYFILEKEIANTSMSMLFSINPENGNLYALKTFDYEIEKDFLFHIEARDSGSPPLSSNVTVHIIIVDQNDNAPVIVSPWRAHGSVVEEKIPRSTEKGSLVAKVIALDTDSVHNSRITYQFLQVTDATLFSLDQYNGEIRTMRMFSYRDPRHQRLVVIAKDNGEPALSATVTIKLSTMETAVKAFSDMTEVPLEYDIFSDLNLYLVIGLGSVSFLLLITILVTIVLKCQKSKPSKAAAPCRNSVISERNSTIADSTLVSNDAYWYSLFLAETRKGKLVVRQPVPKGSRYIVSSLPRGTGLTDTSDSAASTLQYPK